A genomic stretch from Seriola aureovittata isolate HTS-2021-v1 ecotype China chromosome 13, ASM2101889v1, whole genome shotgun sequence includes:
- the LOC130180701 gene encoding matrilin-2-like isoform X6, translating into MTSLTWGLLCFIGILASGTLGIFPQPRSQHRQSHSVRPLNSRVSPQVPSRVRQHFEIKSIEQTSDEVASAESFQEVQLGDYSTRGFQQQQSVRPGANNYLTQESRTTISAATRSNCRNRPIDLVFIIDSSRSVRPAEFEKAKEFLQDMVDSLEIGSDATRVGLVNYASTVQIEFLLKTYFDKSSLKQALARVEPLASGTMTGMAIKTAMEKAFTADAGARASSVNIAKVAIIVTDGRPQDKVEEVSAAARASGIEIYAVGVDRADMMSLRLMASPPHDDHVFYVETYGVIEKLTSKFRETLCGKDDDNGSADMPINGGIDDYGLGLDGRKDGNGINNENDDKGNNGLDACAQGHSCQHICVNSDNSYYCKCRSGYVLNPDKKTCSRSDPCADGHDCQHICMNSDDSYVCKCRVGYVLNADQKTCSHLDTCVQGHDCQHICVKNGDSYLCMCHEGYVLNADKKTCSRSTTCAQGHDCQHICVDTDDSYICKCRLGYVLNADEKTCSRSDACALGHDCQHICENSEDSYICKCQVGYVLNADLKTCSRSDTCDQIHDCQHFCVTNGDSYLCKCHEGYVLNADQKTCSRLFSGSNQCANGHDCQQICVNNDDSYICKCQVGYVLNPDMKTCSRSDTCVQGHDCQHICVSIDGLYICKCREGYVLNADQKTCSHSDACAHGHDCQHICVNSDDSYICKCQVGYVLNADQKTCSRSGLDTCAQGHDCQQICINNGNSYICKCRVGYVLNMDRKTCSRSDACAHGHDCQHICVNSDDSYICQCRVGYVLNADQKTCSQEMRSEITQDACMCEAQIVFQKKVQSTIHELSRKLDELSDKVNLIEGQQQY; encoded by the exons ATGACTTCATTAACGTGGGGACTGCTCTGCTTCATTGGTATTCTGGCATCGGGAACTCTGGGAATTTTCCCACAGCCTCGCTCCCAGCACCGACAGAGTCACTCAGTTCGTCCTTTGAACTCACGAGTGTCCCCGCAAGTCCCGTCAAGGGTCCGTCAGCACTTTGAGATCAAATCGATTGAGCAAACATCTGACGAAGTAGCAAGTGCTGAGAGTTTTCAGGAGGTCCAGCTGGGAGATTACTCTACCCGAggcttccagcagcagcagagtgtcCGGCCAGGTGCCAACAACTACCTGACGCAGGAGAGCCGGACCACAATCAGCGCAG CAACAAGATCCAACTGCAGAAATCGGCCTATAGACCTGGTCTTCATCATAGACAGCTCCCGCAGTGTACGTCCTGCTGAGTTTGAGAAGGCCAAGGAGTTCCTGCAAGACATGGTGGACAGCTTGGAGATCGGGTCCGATGCCACGCGAGTCGGCCTCGTCAATTACGCCAGCACAGTACAGATTGAGTTTCTACTGAAGACGTATTTTGACAAGTCTTCCCTGAAGCAGGCACTGGCCCGTGTTGAGCCCCTCGCTTCAGGCACCATGACAGGCATGGCCATTAAGACTGCTATGGAGAAAGCATTCACTGCGGACGCAGGGGCCCGAGCTAGTTCTGTGAACATCGCCAAAGTGGCCATCATAGTGACGGATGGGAGGCCCCAGGACAAAGTGGAGGAGGTGTCAGCAGCGGCTCGTGCGTCTGGGATTGAGATCTACGCGGTGGGAGTAGACAGAGCTGATATGATGTCCCTCCGCCTCATGGCCAGTCCCCCACATGATGACCATGTCTTCTATGTGGAGACCTATGGTGTTATAGAGAAGCTCACTTCCAAGTTTAGGGAAACCTTGTGTGGTAAGGATGATGATAATGGGAGTGCGGATATGCCAATAAATGGTGGAATTGATGATTATGGACTAGGCCTAGATGGCAGGAAAGACGGTAAtggaataaataatgaaaatgacgATAAAGGAAACAACG GTTTGGATGCATGTGCTCAGGGACACAGTTGCCAGCACATTTGTGTCAACAGTGACAACTCATACTACTGCAAGTGTCGCTCGGGCTACGTCTTGAACCCGGACAAGAAAACATGCTCAC GTTCTGATCCATGTGCCGATGGACATGACTGTCAGCACATTTGCATGAACAGTGATGACTCATACGTCTGCAAGTGTCGAGTGGGATACGTGTTGAATGCAGACCAGAAAACATGCTCAC ATTTGGATACATGTGTCCAGGGACATGACTGCCAGCACATTTGTGTCAAAAATGGCGATTCTTACCTGTGTATGTGTCACGAGGGATATGTGTTGAATGCAGACAAGAAAACATGCTCAC GTTCAACTACATGTGCCCAGGGCCATGACTGTCAGCATATTTGTGTAGACACTGATGATTCTTACATCTGCAAATGTCGTTTGGGATACGTATTGAACGCTGACGAGAAAACATGCTCAC GTTCTGATGCATGTGCCCTTGGACATGATTGCCAGCACATTTGTGAAAACAGTGAGGACTCTTATATCTGCAAGTGTCAAGTGGGATATGTGTTAAATGCAGATCTAAAAACATGCTCAC GTTCGGATACATGTGACCAGATACATGACTGCCAGCATTTTTGTGTCACAAATGGTGATTCCTACCTTTGCAAGTGTCATGAGGGATATGTGTTGAATGCAGACCAGAAAACGTGCTCAC GTCTCTTTTCAGGTTCTAATCAATGTGCCAATGGACATGATTGCCAGCAGATTTGTGTAAACAATGATGACTCGTACATCTGCAAGTGTCAAGTGGGATATGTGTTGAATCCAGATATGAAAACATGCTCAC gttcAGATACGTGTGTCCAGGGACATGACTGCCAACATATTTGTGTCAGCATTGATGGCTTGTACATCTGCAAATGTCGAGAGGGATATGTGTTGAATGCAGACCAGAAAACGTGCTCAC ATTCAGATGCATGTGCCCATGGACATGACTGCCAGCACATTTGTGTCAACAGTGATGACTCGTATATCTGCAAGTGTCAAGTGGGATACGTGTTGAATGCAGACCAGAAAACATGCTCAC GATCAGGACTGGACACATGTGCCCAGGGACATGACTGCCAGCAAATATGTATCAACAATGGGAACTCATACATCTGCAAGTGTCGAGTGGGATATGTTCTGAACATGGATAGGAAAACATGCTCAC GTTCAGATGCATGTGCCCATGGACATGACTGCCAGCACATTTGTGTCAACAGTGATGACTCGTATATCTGCCAGTGTCGAGTGGGATATGTGTTGAATGCAGACCAGAAAACATGCTCAC aggaaatgagaagTGAAATAACCCAAGATGCCTGCATGTGTGAAGCTCAGATTGTGTTCCAGAAAAAAGTACAGTCAACCATTCACGAGCTGAGCAGAAAAC TTGATGAACTTTCAGACAAAGTGAATCTGATTGAAGGTCAGCAGCAGTATTAA
- the LOC130180701 gene encoding matrilin-2-like isoform X2, with protein MTSLTWGLLCFIGILASGTLGIFPQPRSQHRQSHSVRPLNSRVSPQVPSRVRQHFEIKSIEQTSDEVASAESFQEVQLGDYSTRGFQQQQSVRPGANNYLTQESRTTISAAGGSNSRFYRYQPAHRPLPKKSKLSSQLHHNAAPFASWQPAKDSSGSPASIRTGAATRSNCRNRPIDLVFIIDSSRSVRPAEFEKAKEFLQDMVDSLEIGSDATRVGLVNYASTVQIEFLLKTYFDKSSLKQALARVEPLASGTMTGMAIKTAMEKAFTADAGARASSVNIAKVAIIVTDGRPQDKVEEVSAAARASGIEIYAVGVDRADMMSLRLMASPPHDDHVFYVETYGVIEKLTSKFRETLCGKDDDNGSADMPINGGIDDYGLGLDGRKDGNGINNENDDKGNNGLDACAQGHSCQHICVNSDNSYYCKCRSGYVLNPDKKTCSRSDPCADGHDCQHICMNSDDSYVCKCRVGYVLNADQKTCSRSTTCAQGHDCQHICVDTDDSYICKCRLGYVLNADEKTCSRSDACALGHDCQHICENSEDSYICKCQVGYVLNADLKTCSRSDTCDQIHDCQHFCVTNGDSYLCKCHEGYVLNADQKTCSRLFSGSNQCANGHDCQQICVNNDDSYICKCQVGYVLNPDMKTCSRSDTCVQGHDCQHICVSIDGLYICKCREGYVLNADQKTCSHSDACAHGHDCQHICVNSDDSYICKCQVGYVLNADQKTCSRSGLDTCAQGHDCQQICINNGNSYICKCRVGYVLNMDRKTCSRSDACAHGHDCQHICVNSDDSYICQCRVGYVLNADQKTCSQEMRSEITQDACMCEAQIVFQKKVQSTIHELSRKLDELSDKVNLIEGQQQY; from the exons ATGACTTCATTAACGTGGGGACTGCTCTGCTTCATTGGTATTCTGGCATCGGGAACTCTGGGAATTTTCCCACAGCCTCGCTCCCAGCACCGACAGAGTCACTCAGTTCGTCCTTTGAACTCACGAGTGTCCCCGCAAGTCCCGTCAAGGGTCCGTCAGCACTTTGAGATCAAATCGATTGAGCAAACATCTGACGAAGTAGCAAGTGCTGAGAGTTTTCAGGAGGTCCAGCTGGGAGATTACTCTACCCGAggcttccagcagcagcagagtgtcCGGCCAGGTGCCAACAACTACCTGACGCAGGAGAGCCGGACCACAATCAGCGCAG CTGGTGGCAGTAATTCCAGGTTTTATCGCTATCAGCCTGCCCATCGCCCACTGCCAAAGAAAAGCAAGCTGTCTTCACAGCTGCATCACAATGCTGCACCATTTGCATCCTGGCAGCCTGCTAAAGACTCGAGTGGCTCTCCTGCATCCATCAGAACTGGTGCAG CAACAAGATCCAACTGCAGAAATCGGCCTATAGACCTGGTCTTCATCATAGACAGCTCCCGCAGTGTACGTCCTGCTGAGTTTGAGAAGGCCAAGGAGTTCCTGCAAGACATGGTGGACAGCTTGGAGATCGGGTCCGATGCCACGCGAGTCGGCCTCGTCAATTACGCCAGCACAGTACAGATTGAGTTTCTACTGAAGACGTATTTTGACAAGTCTTCCCTGAAGCAGGCACTGGCCCGTGTTGAGCCCCTCGCTTCAGGCACCATGACAGGCATGGCCATTAAGACTGCTATGGAGAAAGCATTCACTGCGGACGCAGGGGCCCGAGCTAGTTCTGTGAACATCGCCAAAGTGGCCATCATAGTGACGGATGGGAGGCCCCAGGACAAAGTGGAGGAGGTGTCAGCAGCGGCTCGTGCGTCTGGGATTGAGATCTACGCGGTGGGAGTAGACAGAGCTGATATGATGTCCCTCCGCCTCATGGCCAGTCCCCCACATGATGACCATGTCTTCTATGTGGAGACCTATGGTGTTATAGAGAAGCTCACTTCCAAGTTTAGGGAAACCTTGTGTGGTAAGGATGATGATAATGGGAGTGCGGATATGCCAATAAATGGTGGAATTGATGATTATGGACTAGGCCTAGATGGCAGGAAAGACGGTAAtggaataaataatgaaaatgacgATAAAGGAAACAACG GTTTGGATGCATGTGCTCAGGGACACAGTTGCCAGCACATTTGTGTCAACAGTGACAACTCATACTACTGCAAGTGTCGCTCGGGCTACGTCTTGAACCCGGACAAGAAAACATGCTCAC GTTCTGATCCATGTGCCGATGGACATGACTGTCAGCACATTTGCATGAACAGTGATGACTCATACGTCTGCAAGTGTCGAGTGGGATACGTGTTGAATGCAGACCAGAAAACATGCTCAC GTTCAACTACATGTGCCCAGGGCCATGACTGTCAGCATATTTGTGTAGACACTGATGATTCTTACATCTGCAAATGTCGTTTGGGATACGTATTGAACGCTGACGAGAAAACATGCTCAC GTTCTGATGCATGTGCCCTTGGACATGATTGCCAGCACATTTGTGAAAACAGTGAGGACTCTTATATCTGCAAGTGTCAAGTGGGATATGTGTTAAATGCAGATCTAAAAACATGCTCAC GTTCGGATACATGTGACCAGATACATGACTGCCAGCATTTTTGTGTCACAAATGGTGATTCCTACCTTTGCAAGTGTCATGAGGGATATGTGTTGAATGCAGACCAGAAAACGTGCTCAC GTCTCTTTTCAGGTTCTAATCAATGTGCCAATGGACATGATTGCCAGCAGATTTGTGTAAACAATGATGACTCGTACATCTGCAAGTGTCAAGTGGGATATGTGTTGAATCCAGATATGAAAACATGCTCAC gttcAGATACGTGTGTCCAGGGACATGACTGCCAACATATTTGTGTCAGCATTGATGGCTTGTACATCTGCAAATGTCGAGAGGGATATGTGTTGAATGCAGACCAGAAAACGTGCTCAC ATTCAGATGCATGTGCCCATGGACATGACTGCCAGCACATTTGTGTCAACAGTGATGACTCGTATATCTGCAAGTGTCAAGTGGGATACGTGTTGAATGCAGACCAGAAAACATGCTCAC GATCAGGACTGGACACATGTGCCCAGGGACATGACTGCCAGCAAATATGTATCAACAATGGGAACTCATACATCTGCAAGTGTCGAGTGGGATATGTTCTGAACATGGATAGGAAAACATGCTCAC GTTCAGATGCATGTGCCCATGGACATGACTGCCAGCACATTTGTGTCAACAGTGATGACTCGTATATCTGCCAGTGTCGAGTGGGATATGTGTTGAATGCAGACCAGAAAACATGCTCAC aggaaatgagaagTGAAATAACCCAAGATGCCTGCATGTGTGAAGCTCAGATTGTGTTCCAGAAAAAAGTACAGTCAACCATTCACGAGCTGAGCAGAAAAC TTGATGAACTTTCAGACAAAGTGAATCTGATTGAAGGTCAGCAGCAGTATTAA
- the LOC130180701 gene encoding matrilin-2-like isoform X5 produces MTSLTWGLLCFIGILASGTLGIFPQPRSQHRQSHSVRPLNSRVSPQVPSRVRQHFEIKSIEQTSDEVASAESFQEVQLGDYSTRGFQQQQSVRPGANNYLTQESRTTISAAGGSNSRFYRYQPAHRPLPKKSKLSSQLHHNAAPFASWQPAKDSSGSPASIRTGAATRSNCRNRPIDLVFIIDSSRSVRPAEFEKAKEFLQDMVDSLEIGSDATRVGLVNYASTVQIEFLLKTYFDKSSLKQALARVEPLASGTMTGMAIKTAMEKAFTADAGARASSVNIAKVAIIVTDGRPQDKVEEVSAAARASGIEIYAVGVDRADMMSLRLMASPPHDDHVFYVETYGVIEKLTSKFRETLCGKDDDNGSADMPINGGIDDYGLGLDGRKDGNGINNENDDKGNNGLDACAQGHSCQHICVNSDNSYYCKCRSGYVLNPDKKTCSRSDPCADGHDCQHICMNSDDSYVCKCRVGYVLNADQKTCSHLDTCVQGHDCQHICVKNGDSYLCMCHEGYVLNADKKTCSRSTTCAQGHDCQHICVDTDDSYICKCRLGYVLNADEKTCSRSDACALGHDCQHICENSEDSYICKCQVGYVLNADLKTCSRSDTCDQIHDCQHFCVTNGDSYLCKCHEGYVLNADQKTCSRSDTCVQGHDCQHICVSIDGLYICKCREGYVLNADQKTCSHSDACAHGHDCQHICVNSDDSYICKCQVGYVLNADQKTCSRSGLDTCAQGHDCQQICINNGNSYICKCRVGYVLNMDRKTCSRSDACAHGHDCQHICVNSDDSYICQCRVGYVLNADQKTCSQEMRSEITQDACMCEAQIVFQKKVQSTIHELSRKLDELSDKVNLIEGQQQY; encoded by the exons ATGACTTCATTAACGTGGGGACTGCTCTGCTTCATTGGTATTCTGGCATCGGGAACTCTGGGAATTTTCCCACAGCCTCGCTCCCAGCACCGACAGAGTCACTCAGTTCGTCCTTTGAACTCACGAGTGTCCCCGCAAGTCCCGTCAAGGGTCCGTCAGCACTTTGAGATCAAATCGATTGAGCAAACATCTGACGAAGTAGCAAGTGCTGAGAGTTTTCAGGAGGTCCAGCTGGGAGATTACTCTACCCGAggcttccagcagcagcagagtgtcCGGCCAGGTGCCAACAACTACCTGACGCAGGAGAGCCGGACCACAATCAGCGCAG CTGGTGGCAGTAATTCCAGGTTTTATCGCTATCAGCCTGCCCATCGCCCACTGCCAAAGAAAAGCAAGCTGTCTTCACAGCTGCATCACAATGCTGCACCATTTGCATCCTGGCAGCCTGCTAAAGACTCGAGTGGCTCTCCTGCATCCATCAGAACTGGTGCAG CAACAAGATCCAACTGCAGAAATCGGCCTATAGACCTGGTCTTCATCATAGACAGCTCCCGCAGTGTACGTCCTGCTGAGTTTGAGAAGGCCAAGGAGTTCCTGCAAGACATGGTGGACAGCTTGGAGATCGGGTCCGATGCCACGCGAGTCGGCCTCGTCAATTACGCCAGCACAGTACAGATTGAGTTTCTACTGAAGACGTATTTTGACAAGTCTTCCCTGAAGCAGGCACTGGCCCGTGTTGAGCCCCTCGCTTCAGGCACCATGACAGGCATGGCCATTAAGACTGCTATGGAGAAAGCATTCACTGCGGACGCAGGGGCCCGAGCTAGTTCTGTGAACATCGCCAAAGTGGCCATCATAGTGACGGATGGGAGGCCCCAGGACAAAGTGGAGGAGGTGTCAGCAGCGGCTCGTGCGTCTGGGATTGAGATCTACGCGGTGGGAGTAGACAGAGCTGATATGATGTCCCTCCGCCTCATGGCCAGTCCCCCACATGATGACCATGTCTTCTATGTGGAGACCTATGGTGTTATAGAGAAGCTCACTTCCAAGTTTAGGGAAACCTTGTGTGGTAAGGATGATGATAATGGGAGTGCGGATATGCCAATAAATGGTGGAATTGATGATTATGGACTAGGCCTAGATGGCAGGAAAGACGGTAAtggaataaataatgaaaatgacgATAAAGGAAACAACG GTTTGGATGCATGTGCTCAGGGACACAGTTGCCAGCACATTTGTGTCAACAGTGACAACTCATACTACTGCAAGTGTCGCTCGGGCTACGTCTTGAACCCGGACAAGAAAACATGCTCAC GTTCTGATCCATGTGCCGATGGACATGACTGTCAGCACATTTGCATGAACAGTGATGACTCATACGTCTGCAAGTGTCGAGTGGGATACGTGTTGAATGCAGACCAGAAAACATGCTCAC ATTTGGATACATGTGTCCAGGGACATGACTGCCAGCACATTTGTGTCAAAAATGGCGATTCTTACCTGTGTATGTGTCACGAGGGATATGTGTTGAATGCAGACAAGAAAACATGCTCAC GTTCAACTACATGTGCCCAGGGCCATGACTGTCAGCATATTTGTGTAGACACTGATGATTCTTACATCTGCAAATGTCGTTTGGGATACGTATTGAACGCTGACGAGAAAACATGCTCAC GTTCTGATGCATGTGCCCTTGGACATGATTGCCAGCACATTTGTGAAAACAGTGAGGACTCTTATATCTGCAAGTGTCAAGTGGGATATGTGTTAAATGCAGATCTAAAAACATGCTCAC GTTCGGATACATGTGACCAGATACATGACTGCCAGCATTTTTGTGTCACAAATGGTGATTCCTACCTTTGCAAGTGTCATGAGGGATATGTGTTGAATGCAGACCAGAAAACGTGCTCAC gttcAGATACGTGTGTCCAGGGACATGACTGCCAACATATTTGTGTCAGCATTGATGGCTTGTACATCTGCAAATGTCGAGAGGGATATGTGTTGAATGCAGACCAGAAAACGTGCTCAC ATTCAGATGCATGTGCCCATGGACATGACTGCCAGCACATTTGTGTCAACAGTGATGACTCGTATATCTGCAAGTGTCAAGTGGGATACGTGTTGAATGCAGACCAGAAAACATGCTCAC GATCAGGACTGGACACATGTGCCCAGGGACATGACTGCCAGCAAATATGTATCAACAATGGGAACTCATACATCTGCAAGTGTCGAGTGGGATATGTTCTGAACATGGATAGGAAAACATGCTCAC GTTCAGATGCATGTGCCCATGGACATGACTGCCAGCACATTTGTGTCAACAGTGATGACTCGTATATCTGCCAGTGTCGAGTGGGATATGTGTTGAATGCAGACCAGAAAACATGCTCAC aggaaatgagaagTGAAATAACCCAAGATGCCTGCATGTGTGAAGCTCAGATTGTGTTCCAGAAAAAAGTACAGTCAACCATTCACGAGCTGAGCAGAAAAC TTGATGAACTTTCAGACAAAGTGAATCTGATTGAAGGTCAGCAGCAGTATTAA
- the LOC130180701 gene encoding matrilin-2-like isoform X1, translating into MTSLTWGLLCFIGILASGTLGIFPQPRSQHRQSHSVRPLNSRVSPQVPSRVRQHFEIKSIEQTSDEVASAESFQEVQLGDYSTRGFQQQQSVRPGANNYLTQESRTTISAAGGSNSRFYRYQPAHRPLPKKSKLSSQLHHNAAPFASWQPAKDSSGSPASIRTGAATRSNCRNRPIDLVFIIDSSRSVRPAEFEKAKEFLQDMVDSLEIGSDATRVGLVNYASTVQIEFLLKTYFDKSSLKQALARVEPLASGTMTGMAIKTAMEKAFTADAGARASSVNIAKVAIIVTDGRPQDKVEEVSAAARASGIEIYAVGVDRADMMSLRLMASPPHDDHVFYVETYGVIEKLTSKFRETLCGKDDDNGSADMPINGGIDDYGLGLDGRKDGNGINNENDDKGNNGLDACAQGHSCQHICVNSDNSYYCKCRSGYVLNPDKKTCSRSDPCADGHDCQHICMNSDDSYVCKCRVGYVLNADQKTCSHLDTCVQGHDCQHICVKNGDSYLCMCHEGYVLNADKKTCSRSTTCAQGHDCQHICVDTDDSYICKCRLGYVLNADEKTCSRSDACALGHDCQHICENSEDSYICKCQVGYVLNADLKTCSRSDTCDQIHDCQHFCVTNGDSYLCKCHEGYVLNADQKTCSRLFSGSNQCANGHDCQQICVNNDDSYICKCQVGYVLNPDMKTCSRSDTCVQGHDCQHICVSIDGLYICKCREGYVLNADQKTCSHSDACAHGHDCQHICVNSDDSYICKCQVGYVLNADQKTCSRSGLDTCAQGHDCQQICINNGNSYICKCRVGYVLNMDRKTCSRSDACAHGHDCQHICVNSDDSYICQCRVGYVLNADQKTCSQEMRSEITQDACMCEAQIVFQKKVQSTIHELSRKLDELSDKVNLIEGQQQY; encoded by the exons ATGACTTCATTAACGTGGGGACTGCTCTGCTTCATTGGTATTCTGGCATCGGGAACTCTGGGAATTTTCCCACAGCCTCGCTCCCAGCACCGACAGAGTCACTCAGTTCGTCCTTTGAACTCACGAGTGTCCCCGCAAGTCCCGTCAAGGGTCCGTCAGCACTTTGAGATCAAATCGATTGAGCAAACATCTGACGAAGTAGCAAGTGCTGAGAGTTTTCAGGAGGTCCAGCTGGGAGATTACTCTACCCGAggcttccagcagcagcagagtgtcCGGCCAGGTGCCAACAACTACCTGACGCAGGAGAGCCGGACCACAATCAGCGCAG CTGGTGGCAGTAATTCCAGGTTTTATCGCTATCAGCCTGCCCATCGCCCACTGCCAAAGAAAAGCAAGCTGTCTTCACAGCTGCATCACAATGCTGCACCATTTGCATCCTGGCAGCCTGCTAAAGACTCGAGTGGCTCTCCTGCATCCATCAGAACTGGTGCAG CAACAAGATCCAACTGCAGAAATCGGCCTATAGACCTGGTCTTCATCATAGACAGCTCCCGCAGTGTACGTCCTGCTGAGTTTGAGAAGGCCAAGGAGTTCCTGCAAGACATGGTGGACAGCTTGGAGATCGGGTCCGATGCCACGCGAGTCGGCCTCGTCAATTACGCCAGCACAGTACAGATTGAGTTTCTACTGAAGACGTATTTTGACAAGTCTTCCCTGAAGCAGGCACTGGCCCGTGTTGAGCCCCTCGCTTCAGGCACCATGACAGGCATGGCCATTAAGACTGCTATGGAGAAAGCATTCACTGCGGACGCAGGGGCCCGAGCTAGTTCTGTGAACATCGCCAAAGTGGCCATCATAGTGACGGATGGGAGGCCCCAGGACAAAGTGGAGGAGGTGTCAGCAGCGGCTCGTGCGTCTGGGATTGAGATCTACGCGGTGGGAGTAGACAGAGCTGATATGATGTCCCTCCGCCTCATGGCCAGTCCCCCACATGATGACCATGTCTTCTATGTGGAGACCTATGGTGTTATAGAGAAGCTCACTTCCAAGTTTAGGGAAACCTTGTGTGGTAAGGATGATGATAATGGGAGTGCGGATATGCCAATAAATGGTGGAATTGATGATTATGGACTAGGCCTAGATGGCAGGAAAGACGGTAAtggaataaataatgaaaatgacgATAAAGGAAACAACG GTTTGGATGCATGTGCTCAGGGACACAGTTGCCAGCACATTTGTGTCAACAGTGACAACTCATACTACTGCAAGTGTCGCTCGGGCTACGTCTTGAACCCGGACAAGAAAACATGCTCAC GTTCTGATCCATGTGCCGATGGACATGACTGTCAGCACATTTGCATGAACAGTGATGACTCATACGTCTGCAAGTGTCGAGTGGGATACGTGTTGAATGCAGACCAGAAAACATGCTCAC ATTTGGATACATGTGTCCAGGGACATGACTGCCAGCACATTTGTGTCAAAAATGGCGATTCTTACCTGTGTATGTGTCACGAGGGATATGTGTTGAATGCAGACAAGAAAACATGCTCAC GTTCAACTACATGTGCCCAGGGCCATGACTGTCAGCATATTTGTGTAGACACTGATGATTCTTACATCTGCAAATGTCGTTTGGGATACGTATTGAACGCTGACGAGAAAACATGCTCAC GTTCTGATGCATGTGCCCTTGGACATGATTGCCAGCACATTTGTGAAAACAGTGAGGACTCTTATATCTGCAAGTGTCAAGTGGGATATGTGTTAAATGCAGATCTAAAAACATGCTCAC GTTCGGATACATGTGACCAGATACATGACTGCCAGCATTTTTGTGTCACAAATGGTGATTCCTACCTTTGCAAGTGTCATGAGGGATATGTGTTGAATGCAGACCAGAAAACGTGCTCAC GTCTCTTTTCAGGTTCTAATCAATGTGCCAATGGACATGATTGCCAGCAGATTTGTGTAAACAATGATGACTCGTACATCTGCAAGTGTCAAGTGGGATATGTGTTGAATCCAGATATGAAAACATGCTCAC gttcAGATACGTGTGTCCAGGGACATGACTGCCAACATATTTGTGTCAGCATTGATGGCTTGTACATCTGCAAATGTCGAGAGGGATATGTGTTGAATGCAGACCAGAAAACGTGCTCAC ATTCAGATGCATGTGCCCATGGACATGACTGCCAGCACATTTGTGTCAACAGTGATGACTCGTATATCTGCAAGTGTCAAGTGGGATACGTGTTGAATGCAGACCAGAAAACATGCTCAC GATCAGGACTGGACACATGTGCCCAGGGACATGACTGCCAGCAAATATGTATCAACAATGGGAACTCATACATCTGCAAGTGTCGAGTGGGATATGTTCTGAACATGGATAGGAAAACATGCTCAC GTTCAGATGCATGTGCCCATGGACATGACTGCCAGCACATTTGTGTCAACAGTGATGACTCGTATATCTGCCAGTGTCGAGTGGGATATGTGTTGAATGCAGACCAGAAAACATGCTCAC aggaaatgagaagTGAAATAACCCAAGATGCCTGCATGTGTGAAGCTCAGATTGTGTTCCAGAAAAAAGTACAGTCAACCATTCACGAGCTGAGCAGAAAAC TTGATGAACTTTCAGACAAAGTGAATCTGATTGAAGGTCAGCAGCAGTATTAA